From the Kallotenue papyrolyticum genome, the window CCAGCTTGGCCTGGCCTATCTATTTATTTCGCATAACCTGGCGGTGGTCGAGCACATGAGCGATGTGATCGCGGTGATGTACGCTGGTCGCATCGTCGAGTACGGCACGGTCGAGGAGATCTTCCGCGCGCCCAAGCAGGAGTACACGCGCACGCTGATCGAGAGCGTGCCCTACATTCCGCGTCCCGGCGGGCGGCAGGTGGTGCAGCCGAGCCTGGAGCACCGCACGCTGCCGTTGGGCGCGGGCGAGCCCGCATCGCCATAACGACCGGCGCCTGAGTGTCGCTGGCCGCGTCATTACTTCCGGGACATGCCTACGCATGTTCCGCAGGGGGCGAGCTGTCCGTCTATCAACGCTATAGAGGGAACACCCATGACCGCTTCAGACGCCGAAGCCCGCGGTGCGGGGCAGGCGCAGCATGCCTCCGGGGTGCCCGCGGCACGCTGGCAACGCCTCACGCGTGGTATCAATCTGAGCCACTGGTTTGCGCAGGCGCGGCGCTATGATCAGGCGCATCTGCGCAGCTACATCACCGCCGCCGACCTGGATCTGATTCGCGCGATGGGCTTTGCCCATGTGCGCTTCACGCTCAATCCGGCGCTCCTGCTGGATCGCGCCGCGCCGGAGCGTCTGGTCGCCGAGGCGCTGGCCGAGGTGGATCGCGCCCTGGACCTGATCCTGGCGCGTGAGCTGGCGGTGATCGTCGATCTGCATCCCGAAGATGATTTCAAGCACTGGTTGGGCGACAGCGCTGAGGCGGCAAGCATCTTTGCCCGTTTCTGGCGCGCGCTGGCGGCGCACCTGGCCGCGCGCGATCCGGAGTGGCTGGTGCTGGAGGTGCTCAATGAGCCGGTGATCGCCGATGGCGCGCGGTGGGCGGCGATTCAGCGCGCGGCGCTGCAGGCCATGCGCGAGGGCGCGCCCGACCACACGCTGATCGCCAGCGGACATCGCTGGTCGAGCCTGCCGGAGCTGCTGGAGCTGGAACCGGTCACCGATCGCAATGTGGTGTACAATTTCCACTGCTACGATCCGCACATTTTCACGCATCAGAGCGCGACCTGGAGCATGTCGTTCCTGCCGCACCTGCGTCACCTGCCCTACCCGTCCAGTCCGGAGGCGATCGCCGCCCTGCTGCCGCGGATCGATGATCCGCGTGCGCGCGAGGCGGCGCGCGTCTATGGCGAAGAGCGCTGGAACGCCACGCGCATGCGCGATTGGCTGGCACAGGCCGCCGCCTGGGCGGCGCGTCACGGCGTGCGCCTGACCTGCAACGAGTTCGGGGTGTACCGCGTCGGCGCGCTGCCGGAGCACCGCCTGGCCTGGCTGCGGGATGTACGCAGCATCCTGGAGGAGCTGGATATTGGTTGGACGATGTGGGACTATGCCGGCGGTTTCAGTGTCGTGCTCGATCAGGATGGCCGGCGCGTGCCGGATGTGGCGACACTGGCTGCGCTGGGCCTGTCCTGGTCGTAGGCAGCCGAGAGGATAACGACACCATCTATGACAGCAATGATCCATTCGCTCGGCGGCGCGTGGTGGCTGCGCGCCCTGGGCGTCGATCCCTGGCTGCCGGCCACTGTTCCCGGCGGCGTACATACCGATCTGCTGGCGGCAGGCCACATTCCCGATCCGTTCGTAGGCGATCTGGAACGCGTGGTGCAGTGGGTGGCCGAACGCGATTGGGAATACCGGCGTAGCTTCACCGTCGACGCCGAGCTGCTGGCGCACGACGCGATTGAACTGGTCTGCGATGGGCTGGACACGCTGGCCGAGCTGTGGCTCAACGGGCAGCTGCTGGCCACGACCGACAATATGTTCCGGCAGTACCGCTGGGCGGTAGGGCCGCTGCTCCATGCCGGCGAGAACGAACTGCGCATCGTCTTTCGCTCGCCGGTGCGCTACGTCAGCCAGCGGCAGGCGCAGCGGCCCATGCTCGATGTCAACGATGTGATCCATGGCGCGCCCTACCTGCGTAAGGCGCCCAGCCACTTTGGCTGGGACTGGGGCCCGAAGCTGCCGCCGATCGGCATCTGGCGCGACCTGCGCCTGGAAGCCTACACGGTGGCGCGCCTGGACGATGTGCATCTGCGTCAGCAGCATGCCGACGGCCGGGTCACGCTGCTGGCGACCGTGCGCGCGCAGCCCTGGCGCGATCGGGCCTTGCGCGCGCGGCTGGAGCTGATCGCTCCCGATGGACGGGTGCAGCACGCCGAAGCGCCGCTGGTCGAGCGCCAGGCACAGATCACACTGCCGGTCGCGGCGCCGCAGCTCTGGTGGCCCAACGGCTACGGCGATCAACCGCTCTACCGCGCGACGGTGACGCTGCTGGACGACGAGCAGCAGCCCCTGGATCGGCGCAGCTACACGCTCGGGCTGCGCACGATCGAGCTCCGCCAGCAGCCGGACGCGCTGGGCCGCTCGTTCACCTTTGTGGTCAATGGCGTGCCGATC encodes:
- a CDS encoding glycoside hydrolase family 5 protein, with amino-acid sequence MTASDAEARGAGQAQHASGVPAARWQRLTRGINLSHWFAQARRYDQAHLRSYITAADLDLIRAMGFAHVRFTLNPALLLDRAAPERLVAEALAEVDRALDLILARELAVIVDLHPEDDFKHWLGDSAEAASIFARFWRALAAHLAARDPEWLVLEVLNEPVIADGARWAAIQRAALQAMREGAPDHTLIASGHRWSSLPELLELEPVTDRNVVYNFHCYDPHIFTHQSATWSMSFLPHLRHLPYPSSPEAIAALLPRIDDPRAREAARVYGEERWNATRMRDWLAQAAAWAARHGVRLTCNEFGVYRVGALPEHRLAWLRDVRSILEELDIGWTMWDYAGGFSVVLDQDGRRVPDVATLAALGLSWS